The nucleotide sequence TGCGACGCAGCAGGGCGCGCAGCCGCAGCACCACCTCCTCGATGCTGAACGGCTTGGTGACGTAGTCGTCGCCGCCCGCGGTCAGCCCGGCGATGCGGTCCTCCACGGAGTCCTTGGCGGTCAGCAGCAGCAGCGGCAGTCCGGGGATCTGCGTGCGCAACTCCTTGAGGACGTCCAGACCGCTCATGTCGGGCAGCATCACGTCGAGCACCACGACGTCGGGCGGCGTCTCGCGCGCCGCCGCGATCGCCGATGCGCCGTCGCCGGCGGTCGTGATGTCCCAGCCCTCGTAGCGCAGTGCCATGGACACCAGTTCGGCGAGCACGGGCTCGTCGTCGACGACGAGGACGTTGATGGGGCCACCGTCGGCGCGGCGCATGGCGACGCGCGCGGGGTCCTGGTCGTGGGCGGTGGTCACCGCACCATCCTCCACGCGCGCGATGAGGGCGTCCTGTGGCATTCCTATGCGCGGGCTGTGAGTACTCGCGCCCACGGGGTGCCTGCGGTCCTCACAGCGGACGCACACGTTCACAGCGCACAGTGGTCGACATGACGACGTGGGGTTGGCGCGGCGCCGCCGCGGCGGTGGGCATCGCCGTGGCGATCGGGGGGCTCGGCGGGGCCGCGGTGTATGCGGCCACCGACACGGGCGGCGACTGGATGGCGGGGCCACCCCACGATCGCCCACCGAACCACGCGACACACCTGAGCGGGGGTCAGGACCCGGTCGTGGCGGCTGTGCACGCCGAGTACGTGGTCGCCGGCGCCGCAGGCGGATTCGCCACGATGCTGACGCAGACCGGTCGGGTGACCGCCGTGTCACCGACCGGGCTCACCGTGCGCAGCGACGATGGCTACACGCAGGCGTACGTCATGCCGCCCAACGCCGCACCGCCGACCTTCGCCACCGGAGACGCCGTCACCGTCCACGCGAAGCGAGACGGGGAGGCCGCAGTGGTGCAAACCCTGCGACCTCCCCGGTGAGCGTCGGGCTCAGCGCGAACCGAGCAGCGTCAGCCCGGCAGACCCTCCTCCTCGGGAGGCAGCGGCGCGGGGCCGGTGATCTCGGGCGCCGCCGACGACGTGGTCGGCGTGGTGGGCGCGGCGGATTCGGTGCTCGTCTCGCCGGTCGTGGCCTCGGACGTCACGACCGGGCCGGGAGGCGCCGGGTCCGCGGGCTCGGCCGCACTCGTGGCCATCGTCACACCGCCCATTGCCAGCACGGCGCCGGCACCGGCGGTGGCGGCCAATAGCTTCACCTTCGTGGTCTTCACGGGGATCACTCCACATCGTCAACTCGAC is from Mycolicibacterium grossiae and encodes:
- a CDS encoding response regulator transcription factor, whose translation is MRRADGGPINVLVVDDEPVLAELVSMALRYEGWDITTAGDGASAIAAARETPPDVVVLDVMLPDMSGLDVLKELRTQIPGLPLLLLTAKDSVEDRIAGLTAGGDDYVTKPFSIEEVVLRLRALLRRTGIADEAGGAQLIVGDLVLDEDSHEVTRAGEPITLTATEFELLRFMMRNAKRVLSKAQILDRVWSYDFGGRSNIVELYVSYLRKKIDSGREPMIHTLRGAGYVLKPAR